The Mesorhizobium loti DNA segment CTCTCTCCATCACGCTCAGCGTCCTGGTCTGGGGCGCGGTCATCGGCGGCTGGTTCGCCTTGACCTATTCCGGCGCGGTGAAGGAAATGTTCCTGCCGCGCCCGGAATCCGTCTTGGTCACCACCATCAACATGGCGCTTGACGGCTCCTTGTGGGAGCACGTGCTGGCCAGCGTCCAGGTGGTGCTGATCGGTTTCGTCATTTCGAGCGTCGTGGCGGTGCCGCTTGGATTGACGATGGGCACCTACCGCATCGTCCAGGCCGCGCTCGACCCGCTCGTCAATTTCATCCGCTATCTGCCGGTGACGTCCTTCGTGCCGCTGTTCATCCTGTGGATCGGCATCGGCATCGAGCAGCGCGTGGCCGTCATCATCTTCGGCATTTTCTTCCAGCAATTGGTGATGATCGCCGACAGCGCCCGCGGCGTTCAGCGCGACCTCGTCAATGCGGCCTACACGCTCGGCACGAAACGCGGCGACACGGTCTTCCATATCGTCTTTCCGGCGACGCTTCCCAACGTGCTCGACGTGCTGCGCGTCACCATGGGCTGGGCCTGGACCTATCTCGTCGTTGCCGAACTCGTCGCCGCGCGCAGCGGACTTGGCTACATTTCGCTGAAGGCGATGCGCGGCTTCCAGGTCGACGTCATCTTCATGGCCATCGCCCTGATCGGCATCCTTGGCCTTTGCACCGACCAATTGTTCCGGGGCATCCGCCGCCTCGTCGCTCCCTGGGCCAATTGAGGAGTTTGCCGACATGGACGCCCTGACACTCGCGACGAAACCGAAGAGCGCCGACATCGCCATCGACAATGTGGTCCTGCGCTACGGCAAGGGCGACAATGCGGTGCTGGCGCTGGACGGCATCTCCTTCCATGTCGTGCCCAACGAGTTCTGCGTGATCGTCGGCCCATCCGGCTGCGGCAAGTCGAGCCTGCTCTATCTCATCGCCGGGCTGGAGGAGCGCACCGGCGGCATGATCTCGGTCGGCGGCAAGCCGGTTACCGAGCCGGGCCCCGATCGCGGCATGGTGTTTCAGGCCTATACGCTGTTTCCCTGGCTGACCGTGGCGCAGAACATCGAATACGGCCCGAAGCGGAAAAGTATGCCGGCGGCCGAACGCAAGGCCATCGTCGAGCATTTCCTGCATGAGGTCGGCCTGGCGAAATTCGCCAACCACTATCCCTCGCAGCTGTCGGGCGGCATGAAGCAGCGCGTGGCGATCGCGCGTGCGCTCGCCAACGATCCGCAGGTGCTGCTGATGGACGAACCTTTCGGCGCGCTCGACAGCCAGACCCGCCACTCCATGCAGAAGCTTCTCTTGCGGATTTGGGACCATTCCAAGAAAACCGTGCTGTTCGTCACCCACGACATTGACGAGGCGATCCTGCTGGCGGACCGGGTGCTCGTCATGTCCGGCCGGCCCGGCCAGATCAAGAAGGAAATCCGCGTCGGCTTCTCGCGCCCGCGCAGCATGGATCTGGTCATGGAGCCGAACTTCATCGCCATGAAGCGGGAAATCCTCGAGCTGTTGAAGAACGACGAAGACGAAGAGCACTAGTGCATGTCGCCCAAAAGTGACTCGGTTTTGGGAAGACGACATGCATGAAACGAAAACCAGCATGAGCATCGCGACCGCGGAATTCGACTATATCGTCATCGGCGCGGGCTCGGCCGGTTGTGTCCTAGCCAACAGGCTGAGTACCAACCCCGCTAGCCGTGTCTGCCTCATCGAGGCCGGTGGCAGTGACGACCGCACAAGGGTGCGCGTGCCGGCCGGCATCCTCTCGCTCTACGGCAATCCGAATTTCGACTATGGCTACAAAGGCGTGCCGCAGCCGCTGCTCAACAACCGCCGCATACCGGTCAACCGCGGCAAGCTTCTCGGCGGGTCGAGTTCGATCAATTCGATGGTCTATATCCGCGGCGCAGCACAAGACTACGATGAGTGGGCGGCACTCGGCTGCGCCGGCTGGTCCTATGCCGATGTGCTGCCGGTGTTCAAGACGCTGGAGCGGAATCTCCTGTCGCAGAGCCCGGCCTATCACGGCTTCGACGGCGAATTGCTGGTCGACAATCCGCGTGATCCCAACGCCGTATCCAGCCTCTGGGTAGAGGCGGGGCGCAGCATAGGCCTGCCCGAAAACCGTGACTTCAACGGAGACGGCCAATTCGGCCTCGGCATCTACAATGTAACCCAGGACAAGGGCCAGCGCTTCTCGGCCTACACCGCTTTCGTCCGCCCGGTTCTGAGCCGCCCGAACCTCCAGGTCCTGTCAGGCGTCGAGGTGCTTGATCTGGCCGTCGAAAGCGGACGCGTCACCGGCGTCAATGTGATCAGGGACGGCGCGGTCCAAAGGCTGACCTGCCGCGCCGAAGTCGTGCTGAGCGCCGGTGCGATCGGGTCGCCGCGCATCCTGCTTGCGTCCGGCATCGGCCCGGCCGAGGAGCTGAAGGCGGCCGGGATAGAGCCGGTGATGAATGTACCCGGGGTCGGCAAGAATTTGCGCGACCATGTCGACGGCATGATCACCGTGCGATCGAACAGCACCAGGACGCTCGGCCTGTCGCTCGCCAATCTGCCGGCGATGCTGGCCGCGCCCTTTCAGTATTTCGCCCGGCGCAAGGGGATGCTCACGACGAACTATGTCGAGGCCGGCGGCTTCGCCAGGACGAAATATGCCGGCGATACTCCCGATGTCCAATTCCACTTTGTTCCCGGCTACCGCAGCCATCGCGGCCGGCTCGTCGAATATGGCCACGGCTATGCCGTGCACACCTGTGTGTTGAGACCCGGGAGCGTCGGCGAAATCACGCTTGAGCGTGACGGCACCCGCCGCAACGTGCTGATCGATCACCGCTTCTTCAGCGACGGCCAGGATGCCCTGACCCTGGTCGAGGGTATCAAGGTCGCGCGTTCCATTCTGGCTGCGCCGGTCTTTGCCGATATTCGCGGACCGGAAATCCTGCCCGGACCCGATGTCGTCACCGATGACGAAATCCTCGCCTATCTGCGCGCCGAGGCGCTCACCGTCTATCACCCGGTCGGCACGGCCAAGATGGGCAACGATGCCATGGCGGTGGTCGATCCCGCCGGCCTCAAGGTGCGCGGCTTCGACAATCTGCGCGTGGCGGACGCCTCGATCATGCCGACGCTGATCGGCGGCAACACCAATGCGCCGTCGATGATGATCGGCGAAAAAGCAGCCAGGGCGATGCTGTCATAAGTCTCGCATTGGCCCGTC contains these protein-coding regions:
- a CDS encoding ABC transporter, with product MDALTLATKPKSADIAIDNVVLRYGKGDNAVLALDGISFHVVPNEFCVIVGPSGCGKSSLLYLIAGLEERTGGMISVGGKPVTEPGPDRGMVFQAYTLFPWLTVAQNIEYGPKRKSMPAAERKAIVEHFLHEVGLAKFANHYPSQLSGGMKQRVAIARALANDPQVLLMDEPFGALDSQTRHSMQKLLLRIWDHSKKTVLFVTHDIDEAILLADRVLVMSGRPGQIKKEIRVGFSRPRSMDLVMEPNFIAMKREILELLKNDEDEEH
- a CDS encoding binding-protein-dependent transport systems inner membrane component; protein product: MSRPLSITLSVLVWGAVIGGWFALTYSGAVKEMFLPRPESVLVTTINMALDGSLWEHVLASVQVVLIGFVISSVVAVPLGLTMGTYRIVQAALDPLVNFIRYLPVTSFVPLFILWIGIGIEQRVAVIIFGIFFQQLVMIADSARGVQRDLVNAAYTLGTKRGDTVFHIVFPATLPNVLDVLRVTMGWAWTYLVVAELVAARSGLGYISLKAMRGFQVDVIFMAIALIGILGLCTDQLFRGIRRLVAPWAN
- a CDS encoding glucose-methanol-choline oxidoreductase, which encodes MSIATAEFDYIVIGAGSAGCVLANRLSTNPASRVCLIEAGGSDDRTRVRVPAGILSLYGNPNFDYGYKGVPQPLLNNRRIPVNRGKLLGGSSSINSMVYIRGAAQDYDEWAALGCAGWSYADVLPVFKTLERNLLSQSPAYHGFDGELLVDNPRDPNAVSSLWVEAGRSIGLPENRDFNGDGQFGLGIYNVTQDKGQRFSAYTAFVRPVLSRPNLQVLSGVEVLDLAVESGRVTGVNVIRDGAVQRLTCRAEVVLSAGAIGSPRILLASGIGPAEELKAAGIEPVMNVPGVGKNLRDHVDGMITVRSNSTRTLGLSLANLPAMLAAPFQYFARRKGMLTTNYVEAGGFARTKYAGDTPDVQFHFVPGYRSHRGRLVEYGHGYAVHTCVLRPGSVGEITLERDGTRRNVLIDHRFFSDGQDALTLVEGIKVARSILAAPVFADIRGPEILPGPDVVTDDEILAYLRAEALTVYHPVGTAKMGNDAMAVVDPAGLKVRGFDNLRVADASIMPTLIGGNTNAPSMMIGEKAARAMLS